From one Anopheles bellator chromosome 1, idAnoBellAS_SP24_06.2, whole genome shotgun sequence genomic stretch:
- the LOC131215359 gene encoding LOW QUALITY PROTEIN: uncharacterized protein LOC131215359 (The sequence of the model RefSeq protein was modified relative to this genomic sequence to represent the inferred CDS: substituted 1 base at 1 genomic stop codon), with protein MHPEDVKSKAFVLESVQDTGFGTGQPYLNHQQQQQQLYQQAFQEQQHLHPQQQQQQQSLYHQQQQQQQQQHYHQQQQQHQQHYQQQQQHFVRQTAACMSVPAEAAKYGNAAAIRSQLPQMEWGDNLTQVASDRGVGVGVVVGGSPLTCPPTVLNSAASSSPMDLGGHSHLHQQQQVDVVVGTAGTGFVHGTLPFAAVLGGAEQRRTSVVHGVQQQQQHLVPTPNQYSTFHDQLSYGGGGGGGGSGGQGQTTQAHFGVEPGGYGTVQSMVQGSPIGSGAAGAVIRTSPNACSPPGGAAVGGVVALGATAYGRMEPLPPHRTTPTHVASFMGTGSPGGGMRLNDMAATTMQTGSPGTSLLPQRAGAPLVVHSEFVSPSRPASFPSSVSLPTSSPHNMTIVANDPLKGAATPSLYGGPIDVSLESEFTIPKVEASTGRNSQQQQQQQQQQQQQQQHQQQQQQHGLSLPLTEPSIHSTERSNSVRQADDDEGEHASEDEDGSEVDSEPLEEVMPIDPLAPVKPEALDDCSLVKGGQQDTVSEHPGPMSSLGGGGGGGELVAPPKRPVKHVRFVEPAEENSFDGMANRSRGTVSPHPLGIRGGGSQREDEDDEEMDHLSLMENLPPVESLLVEMDGPLDDEAEDDDDDEDDDDGDDDDDDDYDYECDQGKRSRKRRTPSGRGRPGRHPASSRRTKNDESIELELVDPMVPVVVEMGEGGEKAQDGRLSPVAHVCRVCLCEEKEGDSVRVLESLYCTVVPEYQSRTLYSILVAICHPLMLGSNAGMPDQICGTCKAKLLAAYELYDTCLRNDEMLRRKYQQKLLIASGTTRRIKKETLDNRNGGDQDDGYDHDGVNMLFYGDSSKRPAFMKDHASFMMDKQYPLTNAYAMGRKLHSGRSAAVYPQQQAAPKKWTKYPRSQLKYPNVANGPDGMLQHLNSDGSRAQPTAGGKQTAASRSAATFYDYNSFHRYMPNGAHQCTKCLREFKYHSYFKNHFISQHDPTKPYKCRKCHYTFRNERWLIVHMRSHVCANALISMTEGTGGFEDNATGTDDLLEESSPRPTGGADGEFACNRCDKAFPIFDLLKRHIFEEHMSPQTRRNTLQCPYCQSHFTQQTSFLRHLKQHSKEKAAAAAGRGSIVATQLKXDDVMGPGGGKLGGQRREHVCSVCSASFARESGLNGHMAEKHADVLLAANSALVFVCHVCSAAFPDRSVLQEHAETHSDAERSEAAATIAAERLESDVKRENAPKTSSAVRQIADDGKGDGDGDDDEDRLSEKGIKRESGHDSDQEDTKAHASDVGKSCSASNEGDRKDGSLMKGEFADLPEVFSVFYKCKLCLTQFARKDLLATHMETHLAAMKRVSFKRSYSETDGGDRLLGAVDDDDESGDDEEDDDETESGGVAGGSGRQQARQGNGSTVDDEGEEDEGEGDGDDDDAENTIDPEEISFNQDTGEQVFMCKVCNKVVGTVSQFRRHKRVHSTKGRPFECNICFYRFAMKYSYTAHMLRHEMGCDPTQPTRYRCSKCQESFTRRKLLNQHVVSAHGGRRMKSSAATATGRWSMMSMAGVLEGGGANAAAGPDITASSGRGGHTCPICSETFTRESVLNGHMKTHTLEAAQMAHSEVCYLCRVCSSEFESRAQYVAHAAEAHPGTTTEMTTESADGSSSAIGADELLNETADSSASLGGGVDGGTEDTAMGGSPNVSSPSLTMPAIGGNGGGCTLIYKCKLCSGRFMKKKSLDWHLKTHRSIVQQGDGVAILPDNGPDVDQSKIFKCPVCPQMFDNEVIYSEHARTHQRGRPSRATQSLPPAGYTPPPTKRKRSSWGGIIQCHLCKKTFTYRSQLHQHTVLHHQPGKPYECKKCHYSFVHELNLKRHELTHLHDKPEPEAASASSTGRPDVNEMAMLDQDDRDDQLVEDNSHLLQPLVLLDGPEDEPAGGRGGVGDVDSSSHDTAGSSANDARTWGAKKKVKCVICAAVFTNQNELVVHLQTHIERINDVRKRSAPPIVMPPDTGYTANDRQCKLCHKVFKFSCLLKQHHQLHHAREKPFECRTCHYRFEYKGHLVRHRANHHPNEPKDFEAGGPGAFVTSTPNRASPVGSGRRSAATAAAVAAAAAAAATAAMLADDGTMGTVPKYGGMVTDEVIIAPTTTTSSSRSETGVPTHQCPMCSLKFIKARSLAMHMRIHLGGRKLRRVIPATAAPVVAPIVTGGGGDQREALVCRICSGAFPTTHELKTHMMTHLGSEAMDLEVPFGISAFNMLHEDMFNDSLDHHGAGSSSGAGGSGAGSAAGASAGNGGAGEEHSSSVGGEGGSSRAADGGSSDGDYQQEGDDASGGGDPLFDGSNLELVLEDNIFDKDFNMRYQQRQQQQQQQQVQQQQQQRRLKGHNATGEEDDEGDDDDDDDENEDDATDANDVDGAEDDDEEGEQSSASIASFRRTMNMNMMERGTPHSSRARHSARSTSLGRPQGSASSSKSKIQCELCKKEFLYPCNLNQHMQLHHSKDKPHECRVCHYRFEYSGHLQRHIRQQHEALAEELLEPVEPQSFDCNFCGTSYDTRALLTAHVQSQHKGEKPFQCDQCPATFSYKKSYETHREEHHLKANNGAFKCSFCKKTFNSAQKVDNHVCIQ; from the exons ATGCATCCCGAGGACGTTAAATCGAAAGCCTTCGTATTGGAATCGGTGCAGGATACAGGTTTTGGAACGGGACAACCATACCtcaaccaccagcaacagcagcagcaactgtaCCAGCAGGCCTTCCAGGAGCAACAACATTTgcatccgcagcagcaacagcagcagcagtcactgtaccaccaacagcagcagcagcaacaacaacaacattaccaccaacaacaacaacaacatcaacagcattatcaacaacagcagcaacatttcgTCCGTCAGACGGCGGCTTGCATGTCGGTGCCTGCGGAGGCAGCGAAATACGGAAACGCCGCAGCAATCCGCAGCCAGCTGCCGCAGATGGAATGGGGCGACAATTTGACACAGGTGGCATCGGATCGCGGGGTTGGGGTTGGCGTGGTTGTGGGTGGTTCGCCGCTTACCTGTCCGCCGACCGTGCTAAACTCGGCCGCTTCCAGTTCGCCGATGGATCTGGGTGGCCATAGCCAccttcatcagcagcagcaggtggaCGTTGTTGTCGGTACCGCGGGCACTGGGTTCGTGCACGGGACACTTCCCTTCGCCGCCGTGCTCGGTGGTGCGGAACAGCGGCGCACGTCCGTGGTGCAcggagtgcagcagcagcagcaacacctaGTCCCGACGCCAAATCAGTATTCGACGTTCCATGATCAGCTGTCCtatggcggtggcggcggcggtggtggttctgGGGGCCAGGGCCAGACTACCCAGGCGCACTTTGGCGTCGAACCGGGAGGATACGGGACGGTGCAGAGTATGGTGCAGGGTAGCCCGATCGGAAGCGGGGCGGCCGGTGCTGTCATACGCACGAGCCCGAATGCCTGCTCTCCACCGGGtggcgctgctgttggtggtgttgtggCTCTGGGGGCCACAGCTTACGGGCGCATGGAACCGCTGCCACCCCATCGAACCACGCCGACACATGTCGCATCTTTTATGGGGACTGGTTCCCCCGGTGGAGGCATGCGATTGAACGAtatggcggcgacgacgatgcaaaCCGGAAGCCCTGGGACGTCACTCCTGCCGCAGCGTGCCGGAGCACCGCTGGTCGTGCACAGTGAGTTCGTTTCGCCCTCGCGCCCTGCATCGTTCCCATCGTCCGTCTCGTTGCCCACCTCGAGCCCTCACAATATGACGATCGTTGCAAACGATCCCCTGAAGGGGGCCGCGACCCCCTCACTGTACGGTGGTCCGATCGATGTTTCGCTTGAATCAGAATTTACGATTCCGAAAGTGGAGGCTAGCACCGGCCGCAacagccaacagcagcagcaacaacagcagcagcaacagcaacaacagcagcatcaacagcagcaacagcagcatggATTGTCGCTTCCTCTCACCGAACCGTCGATACATTCGACAGAGCGGTCCAACAGTGTGCGGcaggcggacgacgacgagggcgaaCATGCCTCGGAGGACGAGGATGGCTCGGAGGTCGACTCCGAACCGCTGGAAGAAGTGATGCCCATTGATCCGCTTGCACCGGTTAAACCGGAAGCACTGGATGATTGTTCCCTAGTGAAGGGAGGCCAGCAGGACACGGTGTCCGAGCACCCGGGACCGATGTCGTCACTaggtggcggaggcggtggcggcgagcTGGTGGCCCCTCCGAAACGTCCGGTAAAACATGTGCGCTTTGTTGAACCGGCCGAAGAAAACTCATTCGACGGGATGGCGAATCGTTCGCGGGGAACGGTGTCACCCCATCCCCTCGGTATCCGCGGGGGCGGTAGCCAGcgggaggacgaggacgacgaggaaatGGATCATCTTTCGTTGATGGAAAATCTGCCGCCAGTCGAaagtttgctggtggaaatGGATGGACCGCTCGACGATgaagccgaggacgacgatgatgatgaagacgatgatgatggtgatgacgatgacgatgatgactaTGACTACGAGTGTGACCAGGGCAAACGTTCGCGTAAGCGGCGCACCCCGTCAGGCAGAGGCCGTCCCGGCCGTCATCCCGCTTCATCGCGCCGCACGAAGAACGATGAGTCGATCGAACTGGAGCTAGTGGATCCtatggttccggtggtggtcgagaTGGGTGAGGGCGGAGAGAAGGCTCAGGACGGCCGGCTGTCCCCGGTGGCCCACGTTTGTCGCGTGTGCTTGTGCGAGGAAAAGGAGGGAGACTCCGTTCGGGTACTGGAATCGCTCTATTGTACGGTGGTGCCGGAGTATCAATCGCGTACCCTCTACTCGATACTGGTGGCCATCTGCCATCCGCTCATGCTCGGCAGCAATGCCGGTATGCCGGACCAGATCTGCGGGACGTGCAAGGCGAAACTGTTGGCCGCGTACGAACTGTACGATACCTGTTTGCGCAACGACGAGATGCTGCGCCGGAAGTACCAGCAAAAGCTGCTCATTGCTTCCGGGACAACGCGGCGCATCAAAAAGGAAACGCTCGACAATCGGAACGGCGGTGACCAAGATGATGGCTACGATCACGACGGAGTGAATATGCTTTTCTACGGAG ATTCCTCCAAACGCCCGGCATTCATGAAGGATCACGCCAGCTTTATGATGGATAAGCAGTATCCGCTCACAAACGCGTACGCCATGGGGCGTAAGCTGCACTCGGGACGATCGGCCGCGGTTTACCCGCAGCAACAGGCGGCCCCTAAGAAGTGGACCAAGTATCCCCGGAGTCAACTGAAGTACCCGAATGTAGCGAACGGACCGGACGGGATGCTGCAACACCTGAACAGTGACGGAAGCCGCGCGCAACCGACTGCTGGCGGCAAGCAGACTGCTGCGAGTCGATCGGCAGCCACCTTCTACGACTACAATTCGTTCCACCGGTACATGCCGAACGGAGCACACCAGTGCACAAAGTGTTTGCGCGAGTTCAAGTACCACAGCTACTTCAAGAACCATTTCATCAGCCAGCACGATCCGACCAAGCCGTACAAGTGTCGCAAGTGTCACTACACGTTCCGTAACGAGCGTTGGCTGATCGTGCACATGCGTTCGCACGTCTGTGCGAATGCTCTCATATCGATGACGGAGGGAACTGGTGGTTTCGAGGACAATGCGACCGGCACCGATGACCTGCTAGAGGAATCCTCTCCCCGGCCGACTGGCGGAGCAGACGGAGAGTTTGCATGTAATCGGTGCGACAAAGCGTTCCCCATCTTCGACCTTCTCAAGCGCCACATTTTTGAGGAGCATATGAGTCCGCAGACTCGTCGTAACACGCTCCAGTGTCCTTACTGTCAAAGCCACTTCACCCAGCAGACCAGCTTCTTGCGGCACCTGAAACAACACAGCAAAGAAaaggcggctgcggccgctggCAGAGGTTCGATTGTGGCTACGCAGCTAAAGT AGGACGACGTCATGGGGCCCGGAGGGGGAAAGCTGGGTGGGCAGCGGCGAGAGCACGTTTGTTCGGTTTGTTCGGCATCGTTTGCCCGGGAGAGCGGGCTAAACGGTCACATGGCGGAAAAGCACGCGGATGTGTTGCTGGCGGCGAATAGTGCGCTAGTGTTCGTTTGTCATGTCTGTTCGGCCGCCTTTCCTGACCGTTCCGTATTGCAAGAACATGCCGAAACGCACAGCGACGCGGAACGATCGGAAGCGGCGGCCACTATAGCTGCCGAACGGCTTGAAAGTGATGTAAAGAGAGAAAACGCACCCAAGACTTCATCAGCAGTGCGGCAAATCGCAGACGACGGGAAAGGtgatggcgacggcgatgatgatgaggatcgGCTTTCCGAGAAGGGGATCAAACGAGAGAGTGGTCACGACAGTGACCAGGAGGACACTAAGGCACACGCATCGGATGTTGGCAAATCTTGCTCTGCGAGCAATGAGGGCGACCGAAAGGATGGAAGCTTGATGAAGGGCGAGTTTGCAGACCTCCCAGAGGTGTTCTCCGTGTTTTATAAGTGTAAACTGTGTTTGACTCAGTTTGCGAGAAAGGATCTTCTGGCCACACACATGGAAACACACCTCGCCGCTATGAAGCGAGTCAGCTTCAAGCGATCGTACTCCGAAACCGATGGCGGAGATCGTTTGCTGGGTGCCgttgacgacgatgacgaaagtGGTGAtgacgaagaggacgacgatgagacGGAGAGTGGCGGGGTGGCCGGCGGCAGTGGACGACAGCAGGCGCGTCAAGGTAACGGCAGCACCGTGGACGATGAAGGCGAAGAGGATGAAGGCGAAGGGGATggagacgatgacgacgcggAGAATACGATCGACCCGGAAGAGATCTCCTTCAATCAGGACACCGGCGAGCAGGTGTTCATGTGCAAGGTGTGTAACAAGGTGGTCGGTACGGTTTCGCAGTTTCGGCGCCACAAGCGCGTCCACTCGACGAAAGGACGCCCGTTCGAGTGTAATATTTGTTTCTATCGCTTCGCGATGAAATACAGTTACACCGCGCACATGCTGCGTCACGAGATGGGTTGTGATCCGACGCAGCCGACTCGCTACCGGTGCTCAAAGTGCCAGGAATCGTTCACACGGCGCAAACTCTTGAACCAGCATGTGGTGAGCGCACACGGTGGCAGGCGCATGAAATCATCAGCCGCAACCGCAACTGGCCGATGGTCAATGATGTCGATGGCGGGTGTGCTGGAAGGTGGCGGAGCCAACGCGGCCGCAGGACCGGACATTACCGCTAGCAGTGGGCGAGGTGGCCATACCTGCCCGATCTGTTCGGAAACATTCACACGCGAGAGTGTGCTCAATGGGCACATGAAGACGCACACGCTGGAGGCGGCTCAGATGGCCCACTCGGAAGTGTGCTATCTGTGCCGCGTATGCAGCAGTGAGTTTGAGTCGCGCGCCCAATACGTAGCGCACGCCGCCGAAGCTCACCCCGGTACGACGACGGAGATGACGACGGAATCTGCCGATGGGTCGTCTTCGGCGATCGGTGCGGACGAGTTGCTAAACGAAACCGCCGATTCTTCCGCGTCCCTTGGTGGCGGTGTAGATGGCGGTACCGAGGACACTGCTATGGGCGGGTCCCCCAATGTATCGTCGCCCTCGTTAACGATGCCGGCAatcggtggcaacggtggagGCTGCACCTTGATCTATAAATGCAAGCTTTGCTCAGGGCGCTTCATGAAGAAAAAGTCCCTCGACTGGCATTTGAAAACGCATCGATCAATCGTACAGCAAGGGGATGGAGTGGCCATACTGCCCGATAACGGACCGGACGTCGACCAATCGAAGATCTTCAAGTGTCCCGTTTGCCCGCAG ATGTTTGACAATGAGGTGATCTACAGCGAACACGCGCGAACCCACCAGCGCGGTCGCCCTTCACGTGCTACTCAATCCCTCCCACCTGCCGGATACACACCACCGCCCACGAAGCGCAAGCGCTCGTCCTGGGGAGGCATCATCCAGTGTCATTTGTGTAAGAAAACGTTCACCTACCGCAGCCAGTTGCACCAGCACACGGTTCTTCACCACCAGCCCGGCAAGCCGTACGAGTGTAAAAAGTGCCACTACAGCTTCGTTCACGAACTGAACCTGAAGCGTCACGAGTTGACCCACCTGCACGataaaccggaaccggaggccGCGTCAGCGTCGTCGACCGGTCGACCAGACGTGAACGAGATGGCGATGCTTGATCAGGACGATCGTGATGATCAGCTGGTAGAAGATAACTCCCACCTACTGCAGCCGCTGGTGTTGCTCGACGGCCCAGAAGACGAGCCGGCGGGTGGACGGGGCGGTGTAGGAGACGTCGATAGCAGTAGCCACGATACGGCCGGCTCATCCGCCAACGATGCCCGGACGTGgggggcgaagaagaaagtgaaatgcGTTATCTGTGCTGCCGTATTCACCAACCAGAACGAGCTCGTCGTCCACCTGCAGACGCACATCGAGCGGATTAACGATGTACGGAAACGAAGTGCCCCACCGATCGTGATGCCGCCAGACACTGGCTACACGGCGAACGATCGGCAGTGTAAGCTGTGCCACAAGGTGTTTAAATTCAGCTGCCTGCTaaagcagcaccatcagctgCACCATGCCCGAGAAAAGCCGTTCGAATGTCGCACCTGCCACTACCGGTTCGAGTACAAGGGCCACCTAGTGCGCCACCGGGCCAATCATCacccgaacgaaccgaaagacTTCGAAGCAGGCGGACCGGGGGCATTCGTCACGTCGACACCAAACCGTGCGTCGCCAGTCGGTTCCGGGCGACGGTCGGCCgcgacagcggcggcggtggctgctgcagccgccgccgcggcaACCGCTGCAATGCTGGCCGACGATGGAACTATGGGCACGGTCCCCAAGTACGGCGGAATGGTGACGGACGAGGTGATCAttgcgccgacgacgacgacgtcgtcgtcgcgatcGGAGACCGGAGTCCCGACGCACCAGTGTCCGATGTGTTCTTTGAAGTTCATCAAGGCACGATCACTGGCGATGCACATGCGGATACACCTGGGTGGCCGGAAGCTGCGGCGAGTGATTCCGGCGACGGCAGCCCCCGTGGTAGCGCCCATTGTGACGGGTGGTGGAGGCGACCAACGTGAAGCGCTTGTGTGCCGCATCTGTTCCGGAGCGTTCCCGACTACGCATGAGCTGAAGACGCACATGATGACGCATCTGGGCAGCGAGGCGATGGACCTGGAAGTACCGTTCGGAATTAGTGCGTTCAACATGCTGCACGAGGACATGTTTAACGATTCACTCGACCATCACGGTGCCGGTTCCTCCAGTGGCGCTGGTGGCAGCGGTGCCGGTAGTGCGGCTGGTGCCAGTGCTGGTAATGGGGGAGCAGGTGAAGAACACAGTAGCAGTGTCGGTGGTGAAGGTGGTAGCAGTCGGGCAGCGGATGGCGGCAGCTCCGATGGCGACTATCAGCAGGAAggcgacgatgcaagcggagGCGGCGATCCGCTCTTCGATGGTTCGAACCTAGAGCTAGTGCTGGAAGATAACATCTTCGATAAAGATTTTAACATGCGCTatcagcaacggcagcagcaacagcagcagcaacaggttcagcaacagcagcaacaacggcgcCTGAAAGGTCACAATGCCACCGGCGAGGAAGATGATGAgggtgatgacgatgacgatgatgacgaaaacGAGGACGATGCAACCGATGCAAATGATGTGGACGGTGCagaagacgacgatgaggaaGGTGAACAGTCCTCCGCTTCGATTGCAAGCTTCCGGCGCACCATGAATATGAATATGATGGAACGCGGAACGCCTCACAGTAGCCGTGCGCGACATTCTGCTCGTTCCACCTCGCTCGGACGGCCGCAAGGATCAGCGTCTTCCAGCAAGAGCAAGATTCAATGCGAGCTGTGCAAGAAGGAGTTTCTCTATCCCTGCAATCTCAACCAGCACATGCAGCTGCACCACTCGAAGGACAAACCGCACGAGTGTCGGGTCTGTCACTATCGCTTCGAGTACAGCGGGCACCTGCAACGACACATCCGCCAGCAACACGAGGCGCTAGccgaggagctgctggagcCGGTCGAACCACAATCGTTCGATTGCAACTTCTGTGGTACTTCGTACGATACGAGAG CTCTTCTGACAGCCCACGTTCAATCACAACACAAGGGAGAGAAACCGTTCCAGTGCGACCAGTGTCCGGCTACGTTTAGCTACAAGAAATCCTACGAAACCCATCGAGAGGAACATCATTTGA AGGCTAACAATGGAGCCTTCAAGTGTAGTTTCTGCAAGAAAAC CTTTAACAGCGCACAAAAGGTAGACAACCATGTTTGCATTCAATAG